Proteins from one Sarcophilus harrisii chromosome 2, mSarHar1.11, whole genome shotgun sequence genomic window:
- the ATP5F1E gene encoding LOW QUALITY PROTEIN: ATP synthase subunit epsilon, mitochondrial (The sequence of the model RefSeq protein was modified relative to this genomic sequence to represent the inferred CDS: inserted 1 base in 1 codon): MYLMRARAGLVDWQRPRLFPFRLVTFLSRWTSPWFRPSPAFXLAMVAYWRQAGLSYIRYSQICAKAVRDALKTEFRANAEKASGSSVKIVKVKKE, translated from the exons ATGTACTTAATGAGAGCGCGAGCAGGATTGGTAGACTGGCAGCGTCCCCGCCTCTTCCCCTTCCGGCTCGTGACCTTCTTGAGCCGGTGGACTTCTCCTTGGTTTCGTCCGTCGCCCGCCT GCCTAGCCATGGTGGCCTATTGGAGACAGGCTGGACTCAG ctATATTCGATATTCCCAGATCTGCGCAAAAGCAGTAAGAGATGCCCTGAAGACAGAATTCAGAGCAAATGCTGAAAAAGCTTCCGGCAGCAGTGTCAAAATAGTGAAAGTTAAAAAGGAGTAA